A portion of the Rhodococcus pseudokoreensis genome contains these proteins:
- a CDS encoding UDP-glucose dehydrogenase family protein — MRCTVFGTGYLGATHAACMAELGHDVLGVDIDPGKVAKLSSGEVPFYEPGLADVLRRNIDAGRLHFTTSYREAAEFADLHFLGVGTPQKKGEYGADLRHVHSVIDTLAPLLDRPAVIVGKSTVPVGTAADLGARARALAPAGEAVEVAWNPEFLREGFAVEDTLHPDRMVLGVDRLRPGRAEAELRELYARLLGEDIPFLVTDLATAELVKVSANAFLATKISFINAISEVCEATGADVTQLADALGYDARIGRRFLNAGLGFGGGCLPKDIRAFMARAGELGANQALHFLREVDSINMRRRTRMVELAAQACGGSLLGANVAVLGAAFKPESDDVRDSPALNVAGMMQLHGAVVSVYDPKALDNSRRLFPTLNYATSAVEACDNADAVLLLTEWAEFAALKPEDLNGVVRARVMVDGRNCLDAADWRDAGWVYRGLGRG, encoded by the coding sequence ATGCGCTGCACCGTGTTTGGAACCGGATACCTGGGAGCCACCCACGCCGCCTGCATGGCGGAGCTGGGTCACGACGTCCTGGGTGTCGACATCGACCCCGGAAAAGTGGCGAAGCTCTCCTCCGGAGAGGTCCCGTTCTACGAGCCCGGGCTCGCGGACGTCCTGCGCCGGAACATCGACGCCGGCCGACTGCACTTCACCACGTCGTACCGCGAGGCCGCGGAGTTCGCGGACCTCCACTTCCTCGGTGTCGGCACCCCGCAGAAGAAGGGGGAGTACGGCGCGGACCTGCGGCACGTGCACTCGGTGATCGACACCCTCGCGCCGCTGCTCGACCGTCCCGCCGTCATCGTCGGCAAGTCGACCGTTCCCGTCGGGACGGCGGCCGATCTGGGTGCGCGGGCCCGCGCGCTCGCGCCGGCGGGGGAGGCCGTGGAGGTGGCGTGGAACCCGGAGTTCCTCCGGGAGGGCTTCGCCGTCGAGGACACCCTGCACCCCGACCGGATGGTGCTGGGCGTGGACCGCCTGCGCCCCGGACGCGCGGAGGCCGAGTTGCGTGAGCTGTATGCCCGCCTGCTCGGCGAGGACATTCCGTTCCTGGTCACCGACCTCGCCACCGCGGAACTGGTCAAGGTCTCGGCCAACGCGTTCCTCGCCACGAAGATCTCCTTCATCAACGCCATCTCCGAGGTGTGCGAGGCCACCGGCGCCGACGTCACCCAACTCGCCGACGCCCTCGGCTACGACGCGCGGATCGGCAGGCGGTTCCTCAACGCCGGTCTCGGCTTCGGCGGCGGCTGCCTGCCCAAGGACATCCGCGCGTTCATGGCCCGGGCCGGTGAGCTGGGCGCGAACCAGGCACTGCACTTCCTGCGGGAGGTCGACAGCATCAACATGCGCCGTCGCACCCGGATGGTGGAGTTGGCGGCGCAGGCGTGCGGAGGGTCGCTGCTCGGCGCCAACGTGGCCGTCCTCGGCGCGGCGTTCAAACCGGAATCCGACGACGTCCGCGACTCCCCGGCACTCAACGTCGCGGGAATGATGCAGTTGCACGGGGCCGTCGTCAGCGTCTACGACCCGAAGGCCCTCGACAACTCCCGCAGGCTGTTCCCGACGCTGAACTACGCGACGTCGGCGGTCGAGGCGTGCGACAACGCGGACGCCGTCCTGCTGCTCACGGAGTGGGCGGAGTTCGCCGCCCTGAAACCGGAGGATCTGAACGGTGTCGTGCGTGCGCGGGTGATGGTCGACGGCCGCAACTGCCTCGACGCCGCGGACTGGCGCGACGCCGGGTGGGTCTACCGCGGTCTCGGGAGGGGATAG
- a CDS encoding YibE/F family protein — translation MSEFHGHGHGHGHGHSDGPAPMGPVAAKVVVGLLVAIGVAVLIGAIALWPGKPSVDVEQPFQSAQGGAVVTESGTVTMQNIGDCGSPSAGRAFTGAPLPPPAGAYECQRSIVDIESGPNSGTQTLLEIIPGPGQPDLRVGEHIRLSRQTDVNGTTEYSFEDYARGLPVTLIALAFAAVVIAVARWRGFRALVGIVVSFGVLVLFTLPALLDGQPAIPVALVSGAVILYAVLYLAHGVSLRTSSALLGTLASMALAAVLSWATIEMTRLTGLSEEQNTNVQTYIQHVSITGLLLAGFIIGSLGVLNDVTITQAASAFELASLDPDASRRQIFGSAMRVGRDHIASTVYTLVLAYAGGALPLLLLFSVAGRSIQDVLLSDAVAIEIVRSAVGGIALALSVPLTTAIAVMLARPIGAGPSGAAPAVRPSRGGRHSK, via the coding sequence ATGAGCGAATTCCACGGACACGGCCACGGACATGGACACGGCCACAGCGACGGACCGGCCCCGATGGGACCCGTCGCCGCCAAGGTGGTCGTCGGACTCCTCGTCGCCATCGGCGTCGCGGTACTCATCGGCGCCATCGCGTTGTGGCCCGGCAAGCCGAGCGTCGACGTCGAGCAGCCGTTTCAGAGCGCCCAGGGCGGTGCTGTCGTCACGGAGTCGGGCACGGTCACGATGCAGAACATCGGCGACTGCGGTAGTCCGTCGGCCGGGCGCGCGTTCACCGGCGCACCGCTGCCCCCGCCCGCGGGTGCCTACGAGTGCCAGCGCAGCATCGTCGACATCGAGTCCGGTCCCAACTCCGGCACCCAGACGCTGCTCGAGATCATCCCGGGCCCCGGCCAGCCCGACCTCCGGGTGGGCGAGCACATCCGGCTCTCCCGCCAGACGGACGTGAACGGCACGACGGAGTACTCGTTCGAGGACTACGCCCGCGGTCTGCCCGTCACGCTCATCGCACTCGCGTTCGCCGCCGTCGTGATCGCGGTCGCGCGGTGGCGCGGGTTCCGGGCGCTCGTCGGCATCGTCGTCTCTTTCGGCGTGCTCGTCCTGTTCACGCTCCCGGCCCTGCTGGACGGGCAACCGGCGATCCCGGTGGCGCTCGTCTCCGGCGCCGTCATCCTGTATGCCGTGCTGTATCTCGCGCACGGCGTCTCGCTGCGCACCAGTTCGGCGTTGCTGGGCACGCTCGCGTCGATGGCCCTGGCGGCCGTCCTCTCCTGGGCCACCATCGAGATGACCCGCCTGACCGGGCTGTCCGAGGAACAGAACACCAACGTCCAGACGTACATCCAGCACGTCAGCATCACCGGGCTGCTGCTGGCCGGTTTCATCATCGGCTCGCTGGGTGTGCTCAACGACGTCACCATCACGCAGGCGGCGTCGGCATTCGAACTGGCCTCGCTCGACCCGGACGCATCGAGGCGGCAGATCTTCGGTTCCGCGATGCGCGTCGGCCGCGATCACATCGCCAGCACCGTGTACACCCTCGTCCTGGCGTATGCCGGCGGGGCGCTGCCGCTGCTGTTGCTGTTCAGTGTGGCGGGCCGGTCGATCCAGGACGTGCTGCTCAGCGACGCCGTGGCCATCGAGATCGTGCGGTCGGCGGTCGGCGGCATCGCGTTGGCGCTGTCGGTGCCGCTGACCACCGCGATCGCCGTGATGCTGGCGCGCCCGATCGGCGCAGGGCCCAGCGGCGCGGCGCCCGCGGTCAGGCCGTCACGGGGTGGCCGTCACTCCAAATAG
- a CDS encoding Hsp70 family protein, producing MSSVLGVSVGASAVRLARPDSVNRDDAASRHLPDFRAQVVAAGRDLPEELAAESIGVVLAGAPDAGQVHATGVAYRDEAQAGAVQAAMARQQLVNYQLVTEASAALKFLDVSGALGDHATLVFYDLGSSGLTVSVVDRATGEVVETVRTDTVSGDVFDRMVRANQLENNRIEAPHDAAASLALDLRCREAKERLSTGGAVAVPGDGGLLLLSRDVFDSLIGVTVESSARLARDVITRSGRTPDAVVLTGGGARIPLVRTVLESWLGLPVIVPDHPELVAAQGAALLAQQVVPPAAEVARVLPPPQYTPRAEFEADAYRHAPTAVVARSGAPSSTPSWLSAAAPPPSQQVAKIQIRGAALAGTALAVVAVIGLGLGYGKNLLSRTEGSSQPATTQLTANPPVVTEMATPSPTTPAPPPTSETVEAPVQTASQIRIPEAEPAPPPPPPAPIFPGLPQIQLPPFQLPELPELPRLPGT from the coding sequence ATGAGTTCGGTTCTAGGTGTGTCGGTCGGTGCGAGCGCTGTGCGCTTGGCACGACCCGACTCCGTGAACCGTGACGACGCCGCAAGCAGGCACCTCCCCGATTTCCGGGCCCAGGTCGTCGCCGCAGGCCGGGATCTGCCGGAGGAACTGGCCGCCGAATCTATCGGCGTCGTTCTCGCCGGAGCACCCGACGCCGGGCAGGTGCATGCCACCGGCGTCGCCTACCGCGACGAAGCACAGGCAGGCGCCGTCCAGGCGGCGATGGCCCGGCAGCAACTCGTCAACTACCAACTCGTCACCGAGGCCTCGGCCGCGCTGAAATTCCTCGACGTCTCGGGAGCCCTGGGCGACCACGCGACGCTCGTGTTCTACGACCTGGGCAGTTCCGGGCTCACCGTGAGCGTCGTCGACCGGGCGACGGGTGAGGTGGTCGAGACGGTCCGCACCGACACGGTGAGCGGCGACGTCTTCGACCGGATGGTCCGGGCCAACCAGTTGGAGAACAACCGCATCGAGGCGCCCCACGACGCGGCCGCCAGCCTGGCGCTCGACCTCCGCTGTCGTGAGGCGAAGGAGCGGCTGTCCACCGGTGGCGCCGTCGCCGTCCCCGGCGACGGCGGCCTGCTGCTGTTGTCGCGTGACGTCTTCGACTCGCTCATCGGTGTCACCGTCGAATCGTCGGCGCGCCTCGCCCGCGACGTGATCACGCGGTCCGGACGAACCCCGGACGCCGTGGTGCTCACCGGTGGCGGTGCGCGCATTCCACTTGTGCGCACGGTGCTGGAGTCGTGGCTCGGATTGCCGGTCATCGTTCCCGATCATCCCGAACTCGTTGCGGCACAAGGTGCTGCGCTGCTCGCCCAGCAGGTGGTGCCGCCCGCCGCCGAAGTTGCCCGCGTCCTCCCGCCGCCGCAATACACGCCTCGCGCCGAGTTCGAGGCGGACGCCTACCGGCACGCCCCGACCGCAGTCGTCGCGCGCAGCGGTGCGCCGTCGAGTACCCCGTCGTGGCTGAGCGCCGCGGCGCCGCCGCCGAGCCAGCAGGTCGCCAAGATCCAGATCCGGGGCGCCGCGCTGGCGGGCACCGCGCTCGCCGTGGTGGCGGTGATCGGACTCGGTCTCGGATACGGCAAGAACCTGCTGTCGCGCACCGAGGGGTCGTCGCAGCCGGCGACCACGCAACTCACCGCCAATCCGCCGGTCGTCACCGAGATGGCCACACCGTCACCGACGACGCCCGCGCCGCCGCCGACGTCCGAGACCGTCGAGGCGCCCGTGCAGACGGCGTCGCAGATCCGGATTCCCGAGGCGGAACCCGCACCGCCGCCGCCTCCGCCCGCACCGATATTTCCCGGTCTGCCGCAGATCCAACTGCCGCCGTTCCAGCTGCCCGAACTCCCCGAACTGCCCAGGCTCCCCGGAACCTAG
- a CDS encoding MAB_1171c family putative transporter has translation MYEPPTYVSWPLLAVVWGTTLLRVALVRSTVAERRMNAALVFASLSLVLQRSPAQHWLDLWFGHGFANTLSNVCIILTAASLISLFSAWALGPARLPYIHVVSLSVCLVAGATLIALSAPARSRGVAIADEGGWLFAAYCITYAVPILAVAVLNLWISLKAVRSATPGRERRVFLAVIALSLFEVFDMGVVMTTGVVNAVSEDNALTESHSDSGAFIRVLVVSAGAIISAGPVIRAVGHRWRSRRVIRRLQPMWRTLTGAVPEVVLELRPADRRALSVRGRLDRMSVEIRDAIMILDRHVVFELGDHTGIAPPVVTAARLHLACLARSAGHRAHGTGGTTHRFATDVGGEPWELARLADHWKDGEQMAAALWARRLPQFGGPEDPSARVPAQV, from the coding sequence GTGTACGAACCGCCCACCTACGTGAGCTGGCCGCTGCTCGCCGTCGTCTGGGGGACCACGCTCCTGCGCGTGGCCCTGGTCCGGTCGACCGTCGCCGAACGCCGGATGAACGCCGCCCTCGTCTTCGCCTCGCTCTCCCTGGTCCTCCAGCGGTCGCCGGCGCAGCACTGGCTCGACCTCTGGTTCGGGCACGGCTTCGCGAACACCCTCAGCAACGTCTGCATCATCCTCACCGCGGCGTCGCTGATCAGTCTCTTCTCCGCGTGGGCGCTCGGCCCGGCGCGTCTGCCATACATCCACGTCGTGTCGCTGTCGGTGTGCCTCGTCGCGGGGGCGACCCTCATCGCCCTGAGTGCCCCGGCGCGGTCGCGGGGCGTCGCCATCGCGGACGAGGGCGGCTGGCTCTTCGCGGCCTACTGCATCACGTACGCCGTCCCGATCCTCGCCGTCGCCGTGCTCAACCTGTGGATCTCACTGAAAGCTGTGCGCAGCGCGACACCGGGACGCGAGCGCCGGGTGTTTCTCGCCGTCATCGCGCTGTCGCTGTTCGAGGTGTTCGACATGGGTGTCGTCATGACGACCGGGGTGGTCAACGCCGTCAGCGAAGACAACGCCCTGACCGAATCGCACAGCGACTCGGGGGCGTTCATCCGCGTGCTCGTCGTGTCGGCGGGCGCCATCATCTCGGCGGGACCGGTGATCCGGGCGGTCGGTCACCGGTGGCGGTCGCGGCGGGTCATTCGCCGGCTGCAGCCGATGTGGCGGACCCTGACGGGCGCGGTCCCGGAAGTGGTCCTGGAACTGCGTCCGGCCGACCGCCGGGCGCTGTCCGTCCGCGGCCGCCTGGACCGGATGAGCGTCGAGATCCGCGACGCGATCATGATCCTCGACCGGCACGTCGTGTTCGAACTCGGCGACCACACCGGCATCGCACCGCCCGTGGTCACGGCGGCGCGACTGCACCTCGCCTGCCTGGCCCGCAGCGCCGGCCACCGGGCGCACGGCACCGGCGGGACGACGCACCGGTTCGCGACCGACGTCGGCGGCGAACCGTGGGAACTGGCGCGGCTCGCCGACCACTGGAAGGACGGCGAGCAGATGGCGGCCGCGCTGTGGGCGCGGCGCCTCCCGCAGTTCGGCGGGCCCGAGGACCCGTCGGCGCGCGTCCCCGCTCAGGTCTGA
- a CDS encoding esterase/lipase family protein, producing MSKARHGSLIAVLAALICVLGAAPAHAAEVPTLPGPPQSDAGSAIAYAKQHPHSAPPGANDFSCHPDPAHPRPVILVHGSDGSAYSNWAALSPKLKAAGYCVFALNYGRKPGTEHFGMQTMTEGAAELEVFVDDVLSTTGADEVDLIGHSQGATVARYYVNRLGGASKVHHWIGLASPTYGGTFFGIATAVTSVPGGTELIETIGSEALAEQVQGSPFLTALNAGGDTVPGAEYTTIGTRYDEVIQPYTNVALRDPGATNILVQDLCPIDQTGHFNLPYDPFSQQLVLNTLDPAHVVVPPCTFVPLGTGIAGVIIASNF from the coding sequence ATGTCGAAGGCACGTCACGGATCCCTGATCGCAGTCCTCGCTGCCCTGATCTGCGTGCTCGGCGCCGCGCCCGCTCACGCGGCGGAAGTCCCGACGCTGCCGGGGCCCCCGCAATCCGACGCCGGCAGCGCGATCGCGTACGCGAAGCAGCATCCGCATTCCGCGCCGCCCGGCGCCAACGACTTCTCGTGCCACCCCGACCCCGCGCACCCCCGCCCCGTGATCCTCGTGCACGGCAGCGACGGCAGTGCCTATTCGAACTGGGCCGCGCTGAGCCCGAAACTGAAAGCTGCCGGCTACTGCGTGTTCGCCCTCAACTACGGACGGAAACCGGGCACCGAACACTTCGGGATGCAGACCATGACCGAGGGGGCCGCCGAACTCGAGGTGTTCGTCGACGACGTGCTGTCCACGACCGGCGCGGACGAGGTCGACCTCATCGGGCACTCGCAGGGCGCGACGGTGGCCCGGTACTACGTCAACAGGCTCGGCGGAGCATCCAAGGTGCACCACTGGATCGGTCTGGCGTCGCCCACCTACGGGGGAACGTTCTTCGGGATCGCGACGGCGGTGACGTCCGTTCCCGGCGGCACCGAACTGATCGAAACGATCGGTTCGGAGGCGCTCGCCGAGCAGGTGCAGGGCTCGCCGTTCCTCACCGCCCTCAACGCGGGCGGTGACACCGTGCCCGGCGCCGAATACACCACGATCGGCACGCGCTACGACGAGGTGATCCAGCCGTACACGAACGTCGCGCTGCGCGACCCCGGCGCCACCAACATCCTCGTGCAGGACCTGTGCCCGATCGATCAGACCGGACATTTCAACCTGCCGTACGACCCGTTCTCCCAGCAACTGGTGCTCAACACGCTCGATCCCGCCCACGTGGTGGTGCCGCCGTGCACGTTCGTGCCGCTGGGGACGGGCATCGCGGGAGTGATCATCGCGAGCAACTTCTGA